In Nostoc edaphicum CCNP1411, the sequence TCCGTAACTCAACATGACCGTGTAATTGCCAGAGAGATGAGGAAGTAATTTTTCCCCCTGCTCCCCCTGCTCCCCCTGCCTCCCCTGCCTCCCCTGCTCCCCCTGCCTCCCCTGCTCTCCGCCTCCCCTCCACTTCCAAATCAACGGGGTTTTGCAATACATCATCAAGGCGGTTTAAATCAGCTTCTAAATCTTGGAGTGTACTGCCGAAATTAACGAGGCTATTAACTGGCTCTAAAAAACTCAGTGTTAAACTTTGATAGGCTACCAGCATTCCAATACTGAGATTGCCCTTCATTACCTGTAAACCACCAACCAGCAAAATAGAAGCTGTGGTTAGGGCTGTCAAAATTGTAGGTAATGTGGTGAGAATTTGAGTTTGTAAACCTAATTGTTGTTGGGCGTTCATGGCTTTAGCATAATAACCCGCAAACCGAGCAAATAAATCTGACTCCAGCCCAGAAGCTTTGATGGTTTCTATCGTTTGGATGCCGCTAATCGTTACTCCACCCACTTTGCCATATTCCTGAGCTAGGCGCATATTTGTATCTACACGAGTTTGCGATAAAAATAGGAGGGCGAGAATGTTGATTAAAGCAAAACCGACTGCGATCGCACTCAGCAATTGGTCATACTGAATCATGATCAGCAGATAAAATATCATCATCACCGCGTCAATTACTGTGGTTGCCAAAGGCCCTGAGAGTACTTCTGCCACCCGGTCATTAAGTTGCACCCGGCTACTAATTTCCCCAGCAAAGCGTTGATCGTAAAACCCAATGGGCAATCGCAGGATATGCCAGAGAAACTGTCCTGATGTGCTGACTGATAACTTAACCATTAATCGCCGCAGGTAGGTAAGCCGCAATCTGGCAAGGAATGCTCGCAATAAAGTCGTTAACAGCATTCCTAACAGCAAAGGTCGTAACCAATCTTGCCGATCTTCGATTAAAATCTCATCGATAAATACCTGAGAAAAGGCTGGTACAGCTAACCGAGGCAATGTTAGTAATAACCCCGCAAGCAAGCAAAATAAGATAGTAACTCGTGAGTTTTGTAAGCGGCTATTTAAGGCTGAGACAATGTGATTTTTTTTGCCTCCCTTCTGAAAATCCGCTCCTGGTTCCATTGTCAGCACAACACCCGTGTATGCGCGATCGAACTCTTCCCAACTCACTGTTCTGCGACCATTGGCAGGATCGTTGAGGTAGACACGTTTTTTGCTATATCCTTCTACTACGAGAAAATGGTTAAAATTCCAAAAGGCAATGTAGGGAAGACGGGTAGTTTTGACGTTTTCCAGAGACAGTTTTAAACCTTTAGCATTGAGTCCATAGTTTTTGGCAGCTTTGAGGATATTAAAAGCTTTACTTCCATCCCGCGAGACACCGCATTCTTCACGCAGTTTAGCCAGTGGCACAATCCGCCCGTAATAGCTCAGAATTATTCCTAAAGCAGCTGCACCACATTCGACCGCTTCCATTTGCAAAAGTGTAGAAGTGCGGACACGATTTAATAATTGGGAATTGGGCATGGGGCATAGGGCATGGGGCATGGGGCAAGAACTTGAAAGTTGAGCTTCTGAGGGTGGAAGTTGAGCTTCTGAGGGTGGACGTTGAGCTTCCGAGGGTGAAAGTTGAGCTTCTGAGGGTGAAAGTTGAGCTTCTGAAGGTGGAAGTTGAGCTTCTGAGGCTGAACGTTCAAGTTTTAACCTCCATGCCCAATGCCCCATGCCCTATGCCCTATTCCCAATTTAATAAATTCCCGTCCAAGAGCGTAGCATAGGAATAATATAAGAAATGGGTGCTTTTTCTCCAACTTTTACTTGAACAGAGGTAGTTGTGCCGGAGGATATTTTTAAGGCTGGGCCATCAGAGGATGACCATTTATAGCCACTTACTGATGTCGGGTTTTCTTGGAGTTGGACAAAAGCTTGCACCTGACCTTCACCTTTACCCGCAAGACTGGCGGCAATTTCTTTGTTACCAACGATCGCTATAATATCTTGTGTACTTACCGGAAATGAAGAAATATCTGCGATCGTTCCGATAATGCCACCTTCGCGCTCACGTTTAGCAAAGCTGGGAGTCACTTGTACGGACATCCCTGGCTTGATTTGCTTACCATCTTTATTAGCAAAGTAAACAAGACTCATAAGTTTTGAATTTGGCTGTTCAGCCTCAATTGACCCCAAGCGACTACCCGGATTCATCATTTGTCCAGGGACAGCACTCAGTTCGAGAATGTGACCATTATATTTGCTAATAATTCTACTATCTTGAGATAATTGCAGTTCTAACTGGGCAATTCGCCGCTTTACTTCCCGAATTTGATTTGTTTTATTAATTGATTGCTTTAAGTCTTGTTCGCGCAATTTAGTATTTTGAGTATTAATATCTTTAATTTTGGTTTTAATTTCGTCAATTCTATTAAGATTTTCCAGATATTCTCGTTGCGTTGTTGTTTCTTGAATTTCAAGATCCTTTAGTTGCACGTCAATATCTGATAGTTCGCTTTGAGTATTAAAATATTCTTGTTCAGCTTGCACTAGCATATCTTGGCTGATGACGTGCTGCTCAAAAAGCTGACGACGGTTATCAACCCGACCTTTAAGAGTTTTGAGTAAGTAATTGATTTGTTGTTTGCGGGAATTAATGCTTTGGCGTTTTTGAGCGATCGCTCTTTGGGTTTGATCGCGTAACTTGGGTGCATCTTGCTCTCGGCGCAGATTATTTTCCAAATCCAGTTTTTGCTGCCCAAGGGTGATAATTTGTTGGTCAATCAGCAGCTTTTGTAGCCTGTCAGTTTCTTGATTTTGGGTTTGCAGTTGTTGCAACTTTATCT encodes:
- a CDS encoding NHLP family bacteriocin export ABC transporter peptidase/permease/ATPase subunit — protein: MPHALCPMPNSQLLNRVRTSTLLQMEAVECGAAALGIILSYYGRIVPLAKLREECGVSRDGSKAFNILKAAKNYGLNAKGLKLSLENVKTTRLPYIAFWNFNHFLVVEGYSKKRVYLNDPANGRRTVSWEEFDRAYTGVVLTMEPGADFQKGGKKNHIVSALNSRLQNSRVTILFCLLAGLLLTLPRLAVPAFSQVFIDEILIEDRQDWLRPLLLGMLLTTLLRAFLARLRLTYLRRLMVKLSVSTSGQFLWHILRLPIGFYDQRFAGEISSRVQLNDRVAEVLSGPLATTVIDAVMMIFYLLIMIQYDQLLSAIAVGFALINILALLFLSQTRVDTNMRLAQEYGKVGGVTISGIQTIETIKASGLESDLFARFAGYYAKAMNAQQQLGLQTQILTTLPTILTALTTASILLVGGLQVMKGNLSIGMLVAYQSLTLSFLEPVNSLVNFGSTLQDLEADLNRLDDVLQNPVDLEVEGRRRAGEAGGAGEAGEAGGAGGAGGKITSSSLWQLHGHVELRNVTFGYSRVEPPLIENLSLTVKPGQRIALVGGSGSGKSTVAKLICGLYQPWDGEICFDGVERSQIKRSVLANWLAMVEQDIFLFAGTVRENITLWDSTVPEVDLVQACQDAAIHDAIASMPGKYDFELIEGGMNISGGQRQRLEIARALVRNPTVLVLDEATSALDAETELIINRNLQQRGCSCIVVAHRLSTIRDCHEIIVLEQGKIVQRGTHEELWQQGGTYVRLLHAAEA
- a CDS encoding NHLP bacteriocin system secretion protein, whose product is MQLKHSHIYRQEALERLSSPEQLDQAINVVKPQAWLTLSAMSFVVAVAGVWSVFGRIPLTVTGQGILIKPHHVVEFQAPSSGPLLTLKVKPGDIIKQGDVLGIIDQSALKQQLQQEQIKLQQLQTQNQETDRLQKLLIDQQIITLGQQKLDLENNLRREQDAPKLRDQTQRAIAQKRQSINSRKQQINYLLKTLKGRVDNRRQLFEQHVISQDMLVQAEQEYFNTQSELSDIDVQLKDLEIQETTTQREYLENLNRIDEIKTKIKDINTQNTKLREQDLKQSINKTNQIREVKRRIAQLELQLSQDSRIISKYNGHILELSAVPGQMMNPGSRLGSIEAEQPNSKLMSLVYFANKDGKQIKPGMSVQVTPSFAKREREGGIIGTIADISSFPVSTQDIIAIVGNKEIAASLAGKGEGQVQAFVQLQENPTSVSGYKWSSSDGPALKISSGTTTSVQVKVGEKAPISYIIPMLRSWTGIY